The following coding sequences are from one Malaciobacter pacificus window:
- a CDS encoding M3 family metallopeptidase, with protein sequence MFTEFNLENLEESKNLLEELLNDNRKKIEELLSIENKTYANFVLPFQEIGESIGEFVTPIFHIDSVKNSEITTKVYEECLPVLSKYETEISQNENIYLALKDIQSNEKSTLNNIQKKVLKNEIRDFKLSGCHLENNDKKRLEEISLRLSELSHKFSLNLLNATNAFEMICEDFEDVKEIPKSDLELASFEEDGKTKYKFTLQMPSYLAYITYGTNRAKREEIYKAYCTRAPENGKIIEEILALKDEKVKLLGFDNYSQYSLATKMASKEEEVVSFLSELGHKALPKAKEELEELKQLALKDGIEDFNSYDASYYSEKLKKAQYDFDEEYFRPYFEQQSVLNGFFDFLEQMFNIKFIKSDTPSWDDKVKVYDLSEDGKVIARIYIDLEARKEKRGGAWMNNWHSHYKNSDGDIKFPTAFIVGNFPQSSETTPSLLRHSDVVTLFHEMGHALHHLLSKVEEPFVSGISGVAWDTVEFPSQFLEYFSYDKEVLKMFAKHYETGEVLDDEAIDKIIKAKNFQSSMGTVRQVEFALFDFKLHQKLYKTENEIQDLLDTVRDEFSAMKPPSYNKFQNGFSHIFAGGYAAGYYSYKWAEVLSADAFYMFIDSGNIFNKELGIKYRDCILSKGGSVDMDKLFFDFAQREPSVDSLLKIDGIIS encoded by the coding sequence ATGTTTACAGAATTTAATTTAGAAAATTTAGAAGAATCGAAAAATTTATTAGAAGAGTTATTAAACGATAATAGAAAAAAAATAGAAGAGTTGTTAAGTATTGAAAACAAAACATACGCAAATTTTGTTTTACCGTTTCAAGAAATAGGGGAGAGTATCGGAGAATTTGTTACACCAATTTTTCATATTGACTCAGTAAAAAACTCAGAAATAACGACAAAAGTGTACGAAGAATGTCTTCCAGTTTTATCAAAATATGAAACTGAGATTTCTCAAAATGAAAATATTTATTTAGCTTTAAAAGATATACAGTCTAATGAAAAAAGTACTTTAAACAATATACAAAAAAAAGTTCTAAAAAATGAAATTAGAGACTTTAAACTATCAGGTTGTCACTTAGAAAATAATGATAAAAAAAGACTTGAAGAAATTAGTTTAAGACTTAGTGAACTGTCTCATAAGTTCTCATTAAATCTTTTAAATGCAACAAATGCTTTTGAAATGATTTGTGAAGATTTTGAAGATGTAAAAGAGATCCCAAAATCAGATTTAGAATTAGCTTCATTTGAAGAAGATGGCAAAACAAAATATAAGTTCACTTTACAAATGCCATCATATTTAGCATATATTACTTATGGGACTAACAGAGCTAAAAGAGAAGAGATTTATAAAGCATATTGTACAAGAGCACCTGAGAATGGAAAAATTATTGAAGAAATATTAGCTTTAAAAGATGAAAAAGTTAAATTACTAGGTTTTGATAACTATTCACAATATTCCCTTGCAACTAAAATGGCTTCAAAAGAGGAAGAGGTTGTTTCTTTTTTAAGTGAACTTGGACATAAAGCATTACCAAAAGCAAAAGAAGAATTAGAAGAATTAAAACAGTTAGCTTTAAAAGATGGAATAGAGGACTTTAACTCTTATGATGCATCATATTACTCAGAAAAATTAAAAAAAGCTCAATATGACTTTGATGAAGAGTATTTTAGACCATATTTTGAACAACAGTCAGTATTAAATGGTTTCTTTGACTTTTTAGAGCAAATGTTTAATATCAAATTCATAAAATCAGATACTCCTTCTTGGGACGATAAAGTTAAAGTATATGATTTAAGTGAAGATGGAAAAGTTATTGCAAGAATTTATATTGATTTAGAAGCAAGAAAAGAAAAAAGAGGGGGTGCATGGATGAATAATTGGCACTCTCATTATAAAAACAGTGATGGAGATATTAAATTTCCTACAGCGTTTATTGTTGGTAATTTTCCTCAATCAAGTGAAACAACTCCTTCTTTATTAAGACATAGTGATGTAGTTACACTATTCCATGAAATGGGTCATGCTTTACATCACTTGTTAAGTAAGGTTGAAGAGCCATTTGTAAGTGGTATTTCTGGTGTTGCTTGGGATACTGTTGAATTCCCTTCTCAGTTTTTAGAGTATTTCTCTTATGATAAAGAAGTATTAAAAATGTTTGCTAAGCATTATGAGACAGGAGAAGTATTAGATGATGAAGCGATTGATAAAATAATCAAAGCAAAAAATTTCCAATCTTCAATGGGAACGGTTAGACAAGTTGAATTTGCACTGTTTGATTTTAAACTACATCAAAAATTATACAAAACAGAAAATGAAATACAAGATTTACTTGATACAGTTAGAGATGAATTTTCAGCTATGAAACCACCTTCTTATAATAAATTTCAAAATGGTTTTTCTCATATCTTTGCCGGTGGATACGCTGCTGGGTACTATTCATACAAGTGGGCTGAAGTATTAAGTGCAGATGCATTTTATATGTTTATTGATTCTGGAAATATCTTTAATAAGGAGTTAGGTATCAAATATAGAGATTGTATTTTAAGCAAAGGTGGTTCAGTGGATATGGACAAATTATTTTTTGATTTTGCCCAAAGAGAACCAAGTGTTGATTCTTTATTAAAAATTGATGGAATTATTAGCTAA
- a CDS encoding chemotaxis protein CheD — protein sequence MIVIGHKDGSIEKASAVRFTQKTKGLNTHTVIGGEFAVGSDLEHVAFKTLLGSCVAIMFYDKVKHIKGMNHFLLPTTNNNNDDMKYGLYSVEAMLNEMYKLGCNKSDIVAKISGGADIMRLNIGSSIGQRNVEFAKDFCKAEGFKLVSEHTRGEHGRLILLANDFETFIKVTQKTETDNKILNEEKDLQKEITKAPVIKEYVGGVDLFGVDDKKSEPEMEIELF from the coding sequence TTGATAGTTATTGGTCATAAAGATGGAAGTATTGAGAAAGCATCTGCAGTTAGATTTACTCAAAAAACAAAGGGACTAAATACTCATACTGTAATAGGCGGTGAATTTGCAGTTGGAAGTGATTTAGAACATGTTGCATTTAAAACACTTTTAGGTTCTTGTGTTGCTATTATGTTTTATGATAAGGTTAAACATATTAAAGGAATGAATCATTTCTTATTACCAACAACTAACAATAACAATGATGATATGAAATATGGCTTATATTCAGTTGAAGCTATGCTAAATGAGATGTATAAACTTGGATGTAATAAATCAGATATAGTTGCAAAGATATCTGGAGGTGCAGACATTATGCGACTAAATATAGGTTCTTCTATTGGTCAAAGAAATGTAGAGTTTGCAAAAGATTTTTGTAAGGCAGAAGGCTTTAAACTAGTTAGTGAACATACACGTGGTGAACATGGTAGACTAATTTTACTTGCAAATGATTTTGAAACATTTATAAAAGTAACGCAAAAAACTGAAACAGATAATAAAATTCTTAATGAAGAAAAAGATCTTCAAAAAGAGATTACAAAAGCACCAGTTATCAAAGAATACGTTGGAGGTGTTGATTTATTTGGTGTTGATGATAAGAAAAGTGAACCTGAAATGGAAATCGAACTTTTCTAA
- a CDS encoding RNA pyrophosphohydrolase, with product MTDKNDTTTENKTKKNYRPNVAAIVLSAKYPHTCEIFIASRTDVENAWQFPQGGIDEGESAKEALFRELEEEIGTRDVEIIAEYPKWVSYEFPAAIAKKMHPYDGQIQKYYLVKLKKGAKINIETEIPEFSEYKFVPTKNIYDYITFFKRTVYKQVLKYFKSEGYI from the coding sequence ATGACTGATAAAAATGACACAACGACTGAAAATAAAACAAAAAAAAATTATAGACCTAATGTAGCAGCAATTGTACTATCAGCAAAATACCCTCATACTTGCGAAATATTTATAGCTTCAAGAACTGATGTTGAAAATGCTTGGCAATTTCCTCAAGGTGGAATTGATGAAGGGGAATCAGCAAAAGAGGCACTATTTAGAGAGCTTGAAGAGGAAATAGGAACAAGAGATGTAGAAATCATTGCAGAGTATCCAAAATGGGTTTCCTATGAATTCCCAGCAGCAATTGCTAAAAAAATGCATCCATACGATGGTCAAATACAAAAATACTATTTAGTAAAACTAAAAAAAGGTGCAAAAATAAATATTGAAACTGAAATTCCAGAATTCAGTGAATATAAGTTTGTACCAACAAAAAATATTTATGACTATATAACTTTCTTTAAAAGAACAGTTTATAAACAAGTTTTAAAATATTTTAAATCAGAAGGTTATATTTAA
- the prmC gene encoding peptide chain release factor N(5)-glutamine methyltransferase: MTIKDTVRKYTKDLKNVTHIPAKEVEILMLHLLNKNTIWLHLNYTQEFTMEKELEKLVKKRATNYPLEYIINKATFYGETFIVRDGVLIPRPETEILVENAYEILKDIKNPKILEIGIGSGIISVMLATMLPNLKVIAVDINEKAIELASDNAKKFEVDEAIEFRLSDTFKNVSEDDFDMVISNPPYIADDYKLPENVKYEPTNALFGGKVGDELLKKIIDSTNKKKIPYLLCEMGYDQKKPLEEYFKNFDVEMYSFYKDYENFDRGFTLKFKY, from the coding sequence ATGACAATAAAAGATACTGTTAGAAAATATACAAAAGATTTAAAAAATGTAACACATATTCCAGCTAAAGAAGTTGAGATATTAATGTTACATTTACTAAATAAAAATACAATATGGTTACACTTGAACTATACTCAAGAGTTTACCATGGAAAAAGAGCTTGAAAAGTTAGTTAAAAAAAGAGCCACAAACTATCCACTTGAATACATTATTAATAAGGCAACATTTTATGGTGAGACATTTATCGTAAGAGATGGTGTTTTAATTCCTAGACCAGAAACTGAAATTTTGGTTGAAAATGCCTATGAAATATTAAAAGATATTAAAAATCCAAAAATATTAGAAATAGGAATAGGTAGTGGAATAATATCTGTAATGTTAGCTACTATGCTTCCAAATTTAAAAGTAATTGCAGTTGATATAAATGAGAAGGCAATTGAATTAGCTAGTGATAATGCAAAGAAATTTGAAGTTGATGAAGCAATTGAGTTTAGGCTTAGTGATACATTTAAAAATGTTAGTGAAGATGATTTTGATATGGTTATCTCTAATCCTCCTTATATTGCAGATGATTATAAACTGCCTGAAAATGTAAAGTATGAACCTACAAATGCACTTTTTGGTGGAAAAGTAGGGGATGAATTACTAAAAAAGATAATTGATAGTACAAATAAGAAAAAAATACCTTATTTGCTTTGTGAGATGGGTTATGATCAAAAAAAGCCTTTAGAAGAGTATTTTAAAAACTTTGATGTTGAGATGTATAGTTTTTATAAAGATTATGAAAACTTTGATAGAGGTTTTACACTAAAATTTAAATATTAG
- a CDS encoding aspartate kinase → MLKVLKFGGTSVGTLERIQNVANIIKNIKDEGHDVIAVVSAMSGETNKLIEYAENFSKKPKADEIDMLLSSGERVTSALLSIALNEQGYKATSMSGRQAGIVTDNAHTKARIESIDTTGMKEAIAQGNIIIVAGFQGVAQNTNRVSTLGRGGSDLTAVAIAGAIQADVCEIYTDVDGIYTTDPRIEPKAKKLDKISYDEMLELASLGAKVLQNRSVEMAKKLNVNLVSRSSFTPEVEGTLITKEENIMEQPVVSGIALDRNQVRVGMYGVNDRPGIASAIFTALADANINVDMIVQTVGVDGKTDLDFTIPTTDWEICKTVMEKFKDETENIDYNDKICKVSIVGVGMKSHTGVASKAFTALANENINIRIISTSEIKISMIIEEKYAELAVRSLHDAYELDK, encoded by the coding sequence ATGTTAAAAGTACTTAAATTTGGTGGAACAAGTGTAGGAACACTTGAAAGAATACAAAATGTTGCCAATATTATTAAAAATATAAAAGATGAAGGTCATGATGTAATTGCAGTAGTTTCAGCTATGAGTGGTGAAACTAATAAATTAATAGAGTATGCAGAAAACTTTTCAAAAAAGCCAAAAGCAGATGAAATAGATATGTTATTAAGTTCAGGAGAGAGAGTTACTTCTGCACTTTTATCAATTGCCTTAAATGAGCAAGGATACAAAGCAACTTCTATGAGTGGTAGACAAGCAGGTATTGTTACAGATAATGCACACACGAAAGCTAGAATTGAATCTATTGATACAACTGGTATGAAAGAAGCAATTGCACAAGGTAATATTATCATTGTTGCAGGTTTCCAAGGAGTTGCACAAAATACTAATAGAGTTTCAACGCTAGGTAGAGGCGGTAGTGATTTAACAGCTGTTGCAATTGCTGGGGCTATCCAAGCTGACGTTTGTGAAATCTACACTGATGTAGATGGTATATATACAACAGATCCTAGAATTGAACCAAAAGCTAAAAAGCTAGATAAAATTTCATATGACGAAATGTTAGAATTAGCAAGTTTAGGTGCAAAAGTACTACAAAATAGATCTGTAGAAATGGCGAAAAAATTAAATGTAAATTTAGTATCAAGAAGCAGCTTTACGCCAGAAGTTGAAGGTACATTAATAACAAAGGAAGAAAACATTATGGAACAACCAGTTGTAAGTGGTATTGCTTTAGATAGAAATCAAGTAAGAGTTGGAATGTATGGTGTAAATGATAGACCTGGCATTGCTTCAGCAATTTTTACTGCCCTTGCAGATGCAAATATAAATGTTGATATGATAGTACAAACTGTTGGTGTAGATGGAAAAACTGACTTAGACTTTACAATTCCTACAACTGATTGGGAAATCTGTAAAACAGTTATGGAAAAGTTTAAAGATGAGACTGAGAATATTGATTACAATGATAAAATTTGTAAGGTTTCAATTGTTGGTGTTGGTATGAAATCTCATACAGGTGTTGCTTCAAAAGCATTTACAGCACTTGCAAATGAAAATATCAATATAAGAATAATTTCAACAAGTGAAATTAAAATTTCAATGATTATAGAAGAGAAATATGCAGAATTAGCTGTTAGATCACTACATGATGCATACGAACTGGATAAGTAA
- a CDS encoding protein-glutamate methylesterase/protein-glutamine glutaminase: MYTVLVIDDSPSMRRIIKDMIDSIDEFEVVTTAYDAYDAREKIKEYEPDLVTIDINMPKMNGVVFLRNLMRLHPMPAVVISGESVRGNDIFDDGAVGFIPKPESGEPMPVFAERIKDTLLNLTFLLKRYTLKKPQAKNKPKNTTKNLKIEYKIHPDEVIPLKKALMPGMKLIAIGSSTGGVESLLKVFRKLPSNLPPILITQHIPYGFSNSFAHRLNDNSDVIVAEAKDGMILEKGHAYLAPGNMHLTIEKSGNEYKTKLLDTSKVSQHKPSVDVLFRSVNNSVGSAAMAVMMTGMGDDGTIAMKELHDNGAYTIAQNEESCVVFGMPMKAIKAGAVKDIVHLDDIAQYIIEFSSGKRR; the protein is encoded by the coding sequence TTGTATACAGTTCTAGTTATTGATGATTCTCCTTCTATGAGAAGAATCATTAAAGATATGATTGATTCTATTGATGAATTTGAAGTAGTTACTACAGCATATGATGCCTATGATGCTAGAGAAAAAATCAAAGAGTATGAACCAGATTTAGTTACAATTGATATTAATATGCCCAAAATGAATGGTGTAGTATTTTTAAGAAATCTTATGAGATTACATCCTATGCCTGCAGTTGTTATATCAGGTGAAAGTGTTAGAGGAAATGACATTTTTGATGATGGTGCAGTTGGATTTATTCCAAAACCAGAATCGGGTGAGCCAATGCCAGTATTTGCAGAGAGGATTAAAGACACTTTATTAAATTTAACATTTTTATTAAAAAGATATACATTAAAAAAACCTCAAGCAAAAAATAAACCTAAAAACACAACTAAAAATCTTAAAATTGAGTATAAAATTCATCCTGATGAAGTAATTCCATTGAAAAAAGCTCTTATGCCTGGAATGAAACTAATAGCAATTGGTTCATCAACAGGTGGAGTTGAATCTTTATTAAAAGTATTTAGAAAATTACCTTCTAATTTACCTCCAATATTAATTACTCAACACATTCCTTATGGTTTTTCAAATTCATTTGCACATAGATTAAACGATAATTCAGATGTAATAGTCGCAGAAGCAAAAGATGGAATGATTTTAGAAAAAGGTCATGCATATTTAGCTCCTGGGAACATGCATTTAACAATAGAAAAAAGTGGAAATGAGTATAAAACAAAACTATTAGACACATCAAAAGTAAGCCAGCATAAACCTAGTGTTGATGTTCTATTTAGGTCTGTAAATAATAGTGTTGGAAGTGCAGCTATGGCTGTGATGATGACAGGAATGGGTGATGATGGAACAATTGCTATGAAAGAACTACATGACAATGGAGCATATACTATAGCACAAAATGAAGAGAGTTGTGTTGTATTTGGAATGCCTATGAAAGCTATTAAAGCAGGTGCAGTTAAAGATATTGTACATTTAGATGATATTGCGCAATATATAATTGAGTTTTCATCAGGGAAAAGGAGATAA
- a CDS encoding sirohydrochlorin chelatase: MEALIIVAHGSKLESSNQEIINIANKIKEQANDNLLVEYAFLELTEPSIFHSLTKAVGKKCTHIKIFPYFLAAGKHVKIDIPTEVKKFQKLNPEIKFTLLPHIGMCKGIEEMIIENSLT, translated from the coding sequence ATGGAAGCCTTAATTATTGTTGCACATGGAAGTAAACTTGAGTCATCAAACCAAGAAATTATAAATATAGCTAATAAGATTAAAGAGCAAGCAAATGATAACTTATTAGTTGAATATGCATTTTTAGAACTAACTGAGCCCTCTATTTTTCACTCTTTAACAAAAGCTGTTGGAAAAAAATGTACTCATATTAAGATATTTCCATATTTTCTAGCTGCAGGTAAACATGTAAAGATAGATATACCTACAGAAGTTAAAAAATTCCAAAAATTAAACCCTGAAATTAAGTTTACTTTATTACCACATATAGGAATGTGTAAAGGTATTGAAGAGATGATTATAGAAAACTCTTTAACATAA
- the hemW gene encoding radical SAM family heme chaperone HemW: MLLYIHIPFCDSKCFYCAFNSYTDRFHLKSEYMKALKKQLKFDLNKYDIKHNSIETVFIGGGTPSTIKHYEYEEVFEIIKPYLVEGAEITTEANPNSASQVWLENMNKYGVNRVSFGVQSFNNDKLKFLGRAHNVNSAINAIQRANSIGFNGINCDIIYGVQGDSIQSIKSDLDMAFSLPITHLSAYSLTIEEGTKFFDRSSVKIDDEDLSYEIFDYIDKNCFKQYEISNFARDKKYESKHNYGYWEYKNYLGIGAGAVGCMNSRRYYPNKSIEEYISNPTNYEYEELSNDDIKTEKILLGFRCSNGVEKSIFTEDEMIKVNDLIEHDKLYLNNERVYNKNFLLSDELALYILS, encoded by the coding sequence TTGCTTTTATATATACATATTCCATTTTGTGATAGTAAATGTTTTTACTGCGCATTTAATTCATATACTGATAGGTTTCATTTAAAAAGTGAGTATATGAAAGCTTTAAAAAAGCAATTAAAATTTGATTTAAATAAATATGACATAAAACATAATAGTATTGAAACGGTCTTTATTGGTGGAGGAACACCTTCAACAATAAAACATTATGAGTATGAAGAGGTTTTTGAAATAATAAAACCTTATTTAGTTGAAGGTGCTGAAATTACAACTGAAGCCAATCCAAACTCTGCTAGTCAAGTCTGGTTAGAAAACATGAATAAATATGGAGTAAATAGAGTAAGCTTCGGAGTTCAAAGTTTTAATAACGATAAACTTAAATTTTTAGGACGAGCACATAATGTAAATAGTGCAATAAATGCTATACAAAGAGCTAATAGTATAGGTTTTAATGGTATTAATTGTGATATAATTTATGGAGTTCAAGGAGATAGTATTCAATCTATAAAATCTGATTTAGATATGGCTTTTTCATTGCCTATTACACATTTAAGTGCATATTCACTTACTATTGAAGAAGGTACTAAGTTCTTTGATAGAAGTAGTGTGAAAATTGATGATGAAGATTTATCTTATGAAATATTTGATTATATTGATAAAAATTGTTTTAAACAATATGAAATCTCAAATTTTGCAAGAGATAAAAAATATGAATCAAAACATAACTATGGCTATTGGGAATATAAGAATTATCTAGGAATTGGAGCAGGAGCTGTTGGTTGTATGAATAGTAGAAGATATTATCCCAATAAAAGTATAGAAGAGTATATTTCAAACCCTACAAATTATGAGTATGAAGAGTTAAGTAATGATGATATTAAAACAGAAAAAATCTTACTTGGGTTTAGGTGTTCAAATGGAGTTGAAAAATCAATATTTACTGAAGATGAAATGATAAAAGTAAATGATTTAATAGAACATGATAAACTATATTTAAATAACGAAAGGGTTTATAATAAAAACTTCTTACTTTCAGATGAATTAGCTTTATATATATTAAGTTAA
- a CDS encoding CheR family methyltransferase — MKNVKEIHDKIKKLLYSHTGITLTENKDIMISNRIEKLKRNCKYSGEIEELLKLIENGQYVTEFINSFTTNKTHFFREDFHFIDLRDRVLPEFAKNNQTINMYCSASSTGEEPYSMAMTVEKVREDLNSRFNATIIATDIDTNVLQYAANGIYRYSKSSKEFPEWIKPQKYFKRRIEKNLAGEDILIKANDNLKRMISFQVMNLNNPSYPFQKNQFDVIFCRNVLIYFSTEDQNAILKKLFKHLKIGGTLYLGHSENPQDLINYVKRIGQNIFIKEKEIV, encoded by the coding sequence ATGAAAAATGTAAAAGAAATTCATGATAAAATAAAAAAACTTCTTTATTCTCACACAGGTATTACCTTAACTGAGAATAAAGACATTATGATTTCAAATAGAATTGAAAAACTAAAAAGAAATTGTAAATACTCAGGGGAAATCGAAGAGCTTCTAAAACTTATCGAAAATGGCCAATATGTAACTGAATTCATAAACTCATTTACCACAAATAAAACTCATTTCTTTAGGGAAGATTTCCATTTTATAGATTTAAGAGATAGAGTTTTACCTGAATTTGCAAAAAATAATCAAACAATCAATATGTATTGTTCAGCATCTTCAACAGGAGAAGAACCTTACTCAATGGCAATGACAGTTGAAAAAGTAAGAGAAGATCTTAATTCAAGATTTAATGCCACTATTATTGCTACAGACATTGATACTAATGTTTTACAATATGCAGCAAATGGCATCTATAGATATTCAAAATCTTCAAAAGAGTTCCCAGAGTGGATAAAACCACAAAAATATTTTAAAAGAAGAATAGAAAAAAATTTAGCTGGTGAAGATATTTTAATAAAAGCTAATGATAACTTAAAAAGGATGATTTCTTTTCAAGTAATGAACTTAAATAATCCTTCTTATCCTTTTCAAAAGAATCAATTTGATGTAATATTTTGTAGAAATGTTTTAATCTATTTTTCAACAGAAGATCAAAATGCAATATTAAAAAAGCTATTTAAACATTTGAAAATTGGTGGTACATTATATTTAGGACACTCTGAGAACCCTCAAGATTTAATCAACTATGTAAAAAGAATTGGTCAAAATATCTTTATTAAAGAAAAGGAAATCGTTTGA
- a CDS encoding tyrosine-type recombinase/integrase, producing MKYPLDFESTFNKTYLFWLSRFIRNKITSLSNRQVNDKERLAQILQELVKGYDSIEDLKSVVKEVRNIGINSIHVYFIPLSKLYTFMTNYGASSMKEIDEELLSDFLATETSTLSDATKKNYRIALITFFGYIDKQNEEKNAYVYRYGIELKNWGGLAGKSGTKLPSFMHKDEVQRFIEGINNYPFSAKIAARNRLIIKTILYTGIRVSEAINIDLKDFNKDDDAYIIQVSGKGNKPRVVMIKESIIKNDLSSWLDVKCCDNNLLFCNQKGKPLSQAYISSIVEKILLSVGIRKEKNGAHMLRHTFATLLYQKNKDLILVQESLGHADINTSRIYTHFDKDKLKKTTDIF from the coding sequence TTGAAATATCCACTAGACTTTGAATCTACATTTAACAAAACTTATCTATTTTGGCTTTCAAGATTTATTAGAAATAAAATAACATCACTATCTAATAGACAAGTAAATGATAAAGAACGATTAGCACAAATTTTACAAGAGTTAGTTAAAGGTTATGACTCTATTGAGGATTTAAAATCAGTTGTAAAAGAAGTTCGAAATATTGGAATAAATAGTATTCATGTTTATTTTATACCCTTATCAAAACTATACACTTTTATGACTAATTATGGAGCTTCTTCGATGAAAGAAATCGATGAAGAACTTCTAAGTGACTTTTTAGCAACCGAAACAAGTACATTATCTGACGCAACTAAAAAAAATTATAGAATTGCATTAATTACTTTTTTTGGTTATATTGATAAACAAAATGAAGAAAAAAATGCTTACGTTTATAGGTATGGCATTGAATTAAAAAACTGGGGTGGATTAGCAGGTAAAAGCGGTACTAAACTACCCTCTTTTATGCATAAAGATGAAGTACAAAGGTTTATTGAAGGTATAAATAATTATCCATTTAGCGCAAAAATTGCCGCTAGAAATAGACTAATAATCAAAACTATACTTTATACAGGTATCAGGGTTAGTGAAGCTATAAATATTGATTTAAAAGATTTTAACAAAGATGATGATGCATATATTATCCAAGTTAGCGGGAAAGGAAATAAACCAAGGGTTGTAATGATAAAAGAGTCCATTATCAAAAATGATTTATCATCTTGGTTAGATGTTAAATGTTGTGACAATAATCTACTTTTTTGTAATCAAAAAGGTAAACCTTTAAGTCAGGCATATATAAGTAGTATTGTAGAAAAAATTCTTTTAAGTGTAGGTATTAGAAAAGAAAAAAATGGTGCACATATGTTACGGCATACTTTTGCTACCCTACTTTATCAAAAAAATAAAGACTTGATACTAGTTCAAGAATCTTTAGGTCATGCAGATATAAATACTTCTCGTATTTATACCCACTTTGATAAAGATAAATTAAAAAAGACTACTGATATTTTTTAG